The Listeria welshimeri serovar 6b str. SLCC5334 genome has a window encoding:
- a CDS encoding dipeptidase, which translates to MRVIDTHCDALYKLQAGKGKYTFQDAEELDVNFERLIEAEMLLQGFAIFLDEDIPVEHKWKKAVEQVNIFKQHVLHKGGVIHHIKKWCDLEKLPEDKIGAMLTLEGIEPIGHDLDKLTQLLDGGVLSVGLTWNNANLASDGIMEERGAGLTRFGKEIIHLLNERKVFTDVSHLSVKAFWETLDKAEFVIASHSSAKAICSHPRNLDDDQIKAMIEHDAMIDVIFHPIFTTDSGIADMEDVIRHIDHICELGGLKNIGFGSDFDGISSHVKGLEHAGKYQNFIQALEKHYTKDEVEGFASRNFINHLPK; encoded by the coding sequence ATGAGAGTAATTGATACCCACTGTGATGCGCTTTACAAGTTACAAGCTGGCAAAGGAAAATATACTTTTCAAGATGCGGAAGAACTTGATGTAAATTTTGAACGACTTATAGAAGCTGAAATGTTGCTGCAAGGGTTCGCTATTTTTCTTGATGAAGATATTCCTGTGGAACATAAATGGAAGAAAGCGGTTGAGCAAGTTAATATTTTTAAACAACATGTGCTTCATAAAGGCGGAGTGATTCACCATATCAAAAAATGGTGTGATTTAGAGAAATTACCTGAAGATAAAATTGGTGCAATGTTAACTTTAGAAGGTATTGAACCAATTGGGCATGACTTAGATAAATTAACGCAATTGCTTGATGGTGGTGTATTATCTGTCGGTCTAACGTGGAATAACGCGAATTTAGCATCGGACGGGATTATGGAAGAACGTGGAGCAGGCTTGACTCGCTTTGGCAAAGAAATTATTCATCTTTTAAATGAAAGAAAAGTATTCACTGATGTTTCGCATTTAAGTGTGAAAGCTTTTTGGGAAACCTTAGATAAAGCGGAGTTTGTTATTGCTAGCCATTCAAGCGCTAAAGCAATATGTTCTCATCCAAGAAATTTAGACGATGACCAAATTAAAGCGATGATTGAGCATGATGCTATGATTGATGTTATCTTCCATCCCATTTTTACAACGGACTCGGGTATAGCGGATATGGAAGACGTTATTCGGCATATTGATCATATTTGTGAACTTGGCGGTTTGAAAAATATTGGATTTGGCTCAGATTTTGATGGTATTTCTAGCCATGTTAAAGGCCTAGAGCATGCTGGTAAATACCAAAATTTCATTCAAGCATTAGAAAAACACTATACAAAAGATGAAGTGGAAGGTTTTGCTTCTCGTAACTTTATAAATCATTTACCAAAATAA
- a CDS encoding DUF898 family protein, producing the protein MGEQSIMETRNGRTSFFDGGLLQYIGWTILGFLVTICTIGICYPWALCMVYGWKINHTVIEGKRLKFQGSAVGLFGNWIKWLLLTIITIGIYGFWVFIKLEDWKVKNTIFK; encoded by the coding sequence ATGGGAGAGCAAAGCATCATGGAAACACGAAACGGGAGAACATCATTTTTTGATGGAGGATTACTGCAGTACATTGGTTGGACAATATTAGGATTTCTTGTAACAATTTGCACTATAGGAATTTGTTATCCTTGGGCTTTATGTATGGTTTATGGTTGGAAGATAAATCACACTGTTATTGAAGGAAAACGCCTAAAATTCCAAGGTTCCGCAGTTGGACTGTTTGGCAACTGGATTAAATGGTTACTACTAACTATAATTACTATCGGAATTTATGGTTTCTGGGTTTTTATTAAGTTAGAAGATTGGAAAGTAAAAAATACGATTTTTAAATAA
- a CDS encoding phosphoglycerate kinase, with product MAKKVVTDLDLKDKKVLVRVDFNVPMKDGKITNDNRIVAALPTIEYILEQNGKAILFSHLGKVKTEEDKEGKSLRPVAARLSELLGKEVKFVPTTRGPELEKAIDELKDGEVLLFENTRFEDIDGKKESKNDPELGKYWASLGDVFVNDAFGTAHRAHASNVGIASNLESAAGFLMEKEIKFIGGVVDNPARPLVAILGGAKVSDKIGVIENLLTKADKVLVGGGMTFTFMAAKGQEIGKSLLEADKVELAKGLLEKAGDKLVLPVDAVVSKEFSNDAPFHTVSADSIPADEMGLDIGQATIDLFTKELQGAKTVVWNGPMGVFELSNFAKGTIGVCEAIANLTDATTIIGGGDSAAAAMDLGFADKFTHISTGGGASLEYLEGKELPGVASISDK from the coding sequence ATGGCTAAAAAAGTTGTAACTGATTTAGATTTAAAAGACAAAAAAGTTTTAGTTCGTGTTGACTTTAACGTGCCAATGAAAGACGGCAAAATCACTAATGACAACCGTATTGTAGCTGCACTTCCAACAATTGAGTACATCTTAGAACAAAACGGTAAAGCAATTCTATTTTCTCACCTTGGAAAAGTAAAAACAGAAGAAGATAAAGAAGGAAAATCTCTTCGTCCAGTAGCCGCTCGTTTAAGCGAATTACTTGGTAAAGAAGTGAAATTCGTTCCAACTACTCGTGGTCCAGAACTTGAAAAAGCAATTGATGAGTTAAAAGACGGCGAAGTACTTCTTTTTGAAAATACACGTTTTGAAGATATTGATGGTAAAAAAGAAAGCAAAAATGATCCAGAACTTGGAAAATACTGGGCTAGCCTTGGCGACGTTTTCGTAAATGACGCTTTCGGTACTGCTCACCGTGCGCACGCGTCAAACGTTGGAATCGCTTCTAACCTAGAATCAGCGGCCGGATTTTTGATGGAAAAAGAAATTAAATTCATCGGCGGTGTAGTTGATAACCCAGCACGTCCACTAGTAGCAATTCTAGGTGGCGCAAAAGTTTCTGACAAAATCGGTGTTATCGAAAACTTACTTACAAAAGCAGACAAAGTACTTGTCGGTGGCGGAATGACTTTCACTTTCATGGCAGCTAAAGGTCAGGAAATTGGTAAATCCCTTTTAGAAGCAGATAAAGTTGAACTAGCTAAAGGCTTACTTGAAAAAGCTGGCGATAAATTAGTGTTACCAGTTGATGCAGTTGTATCTAAAGAATTCAGTAACGATGCTCCTTTCCATACAGTAAGTGCAGATAGCATTCCAGCTGATGAAATGGGACTAGATATTGGTCAAGCTACAATTGACTTATTCACGAAAGAACTTCAAGGCGCTAAAACAGTTGTATGGAATGGTCCAATGGGCGTTTTCGAACTTAGCAACTTTGCTAAAGGTACAATTGGCGTTTGTGAAGCTATTGCAAACTTAACTGATGCAACAACAATCATCGGTGGTGGGGATTCTGCAGCTGCAGCTATGGACTTAGGCTTTGCTGACAAATTCACACATATTTCTACTGGTGGCGGTGCATCTTTAGAATATCTTGAAGGTAAAGAGCTTCCTGGCGTTGCTTCCATTAGCGACAAATAA
- the gap gene encoding type I glyceraldehyde-3-phosphate dehydrogenase — MTVKVGINGFGRIGRLAFRRIQNVEGIEVVAINDLTDAKMLAHLLKYDTTQGRFDGEVEVHDGFFKVNGKEVKVLANRNPEELPWGDLGVDIVLECTGFFTAQDKAELHIKAGAKKVVISAPATGDMKTIVYNVNHETLDGTETVISGASCTTNCLAPMAKVLEDKFGVVEGLMTTIHAYTGDQNTLDAPHPKGDFRRARAAAENIIPNTTGAAKAIGEVLPTLKGKLDGAAQRVPVPTGSLTELVTVLDKKVTVDEVNAAMEAASDPETFGYTSDQVVSSDIKGMTFGSLFDETQTKVLTVGDQQLVKTVAWYDNEMSYTAQLVRTLEYFAKIAK; from the coding sequence ATGACAGTTAAAGTTGGTATTAATGGTTTTGGACGTATCGGACGTCTAGCATTCCGTCGTATTCAAAATGTGGAAGGAATTGAAGTTGTTGCAATCAATGACTTAACAGATGCTAAAATGTTAGCTCACCTGTTAAAATATGATACAACTCAAGGCCGTTTTGACGGTGAAGTAGAAGTACATGATGGTTTCTTCAAAGTAAACGGTAAAGAAGTTAAAGTATTAGCTAACCGTAACCCAGAAGAACTTCCATGGGGGGACCTAGGAGTAGACATCGTTCTTGAATGTACTGGTTTCTTCACAGCGCAAGACAAAGCTGAATTACACATTAAAGCTGGCGCTAAAAAAGTTGTTATCTCCGCTCCAGCAACTGGCGACATGAAAACAATCGTTTACAATGTAAACCATGAAACATTAGACGGAACTGAAACAGTTATCTCTGGCGCAAGCTGTACTACTAACTGTTTAGCTCCTATGGCTAAAGTTTTAGAAGACAAATTTGGTGTTGTTGAAGGTCTAATGACTACAATTCACGCTTACACTGGTGACCAAAATACATTAGATGCTCCACATCCAAAAGGTGACTTCCGTCGTGCACGTGCTGCTGCCGAAAATATCATCCCTAATACTACTGGTGCTGCTAAAGCTATCGGTGAAGTATTACCAACACTTAAAGGTAAATTAGACGGAGCTGCTCAACGTGTTCCAGTTCCAACTGGTTCCCTTACTGAATTAGTAACAGTTCTTGACAAAAAAGTTACTGTTGACGAAGTAAATGCAGCTATGGAAGCAGCTTCTGATCCAGAAACATTTGGTTACACTAGTGATCAAGTAGTATCTTCTGATATCAAAGGTATGACTTTCGGTTCATTATTTGACGAAACTCAAACAAAAGTTCTTACAGTTGGCGATCAACAATTAGTTAAAACTGTAGCTTGGTACGATAACGAAATGAGCTACACTGCTCAATTAGTACGTACTTTAGAATACTTTGCAAAAATCGCTAAATAA
- a CDS encoding TetR/AcrR family transcriptional regulator: MEKKRTRAEELGITRQKILDTARDLFMEKGYRAVSTREIAKIAKITQPALYHHFEDKESLYIEVVRELTQNIQVEMHPILQMNKVKEEQLHDMLMMLIEEHPTNILLMIHDILNEMKPENQYLLYKLWQQTYLKPFQDFFERLESAGELRTGVSAETAARYCLSTISPLFSGKGSFGQKQTTTEQIDELINLMMFGLCKKEV; encoded by the coding sequence ATGGAGAAGAAGCGTACTCGGGCAGAAGAATTAGGAATAACAAGACAAAAAATCTTGGATACAGCACGAGATTTATTCATGGAAAAAGGTTACCGGGCAGTTTCAACAAGAGAAATAGCTAAAATCGCCAAAATTACCCAGCCGGCACTTTATCATCATTTTGAAGATAAAGAATCACTTTATATTGAAGTAGTTCGCGAATTGACGCAAAATATTCAAGTTGAAATGCACCCGATTCTGCAAATGAATAAAGTAAAAGAAGAACAACTGCATGATATGTTAATGATGTTAATTGAAGAACATCCTACTAATATTTTATTGATGATTCATGATATTTTAAATGAGATGAAGCCGGAAAATCAGTATTTACTATATAAATTATGGCAACAAACTTATTTAAAGCCGTTTCAAGATTTTTTTGAGCGATTAGAGAGTGCTGGTGAACTGCGAACAGGAGTCAGTGCCGAAACAGCTGCACGATATTGTTTGTCCACTATTAGTCCACTATTCTCAGGGAAAGGTAGTTTTGGTCAAAAACAGACAACAACAGAACAAATCGATGAATTAATCAATTTAATGATGTTTGGGCTTTGTAAAAAAGAGGTATAA
- a CDS encoding MMPL family transporter, with translation MKDGFLSKIASGVGGKKGRFITLGIWIIAIIILQLFFPKAADYKDDAAKDLPSSEPSVVAQKLIDEKFSETDGVPALITWYRSTGLTTADLVNIQKYSKELTENPVDFQKMAVPYDKMPPVALKKQVSKDGTTFIQTVIMKDSATSDQLSESFNQLESAAKTTIGEDPFAKKVTADDTLVARTTGPAGISVDASGLFKDADVSLLIGTVLLVLVFLLVIYRSPILALIPLIAVGFAYLVITPILGLLAKEGIITYGSQGLSIMTVLLFGAGTDYCLFLISRFRSHLHTEKNRFQAFKEAFSGTAGAIALSGLTVMAALLLLLAAEYGSFHNFAVPFSLAIFIMMISSLTLVPALLGIFGRVSFWPFVPRTVEMEETRAKKKGKTPKHHKENRFWHKIGEISAKHPIRVLIITLVILIGCGIFTSQVKYTYDTLSTFPEDMPSREGFTIISDHFGAGMLAPMEVVVNSKESMKSSLENVDGVASVSGPEKSKGYQKYTLILKDNPYSNEAMDVVPKVRAAADKGNDVYIAGQTATQYDDRAVTEHDEKVIIPLVIALIAILLLCYLRSITAMIYLVATVLLSFVGALGLGWVIIHYAMGVEAISGLIPLYSFVFIVALGEDYNIFMISSIWKNSKKLPLRKAITEGVGQTGGVITSAGLILAGTFCVLTTLPIQLLVQFGLITAIGVLLDTFIVRPFLVPSITVLLGKWAFWPGKQHKMTK, from the coding sequence ATGAAAGATGGATTTTTAAGTAAAATAGCCAGTGGGGTTGGTGGCAAGAAGGGACGCTTTATCACATTAGGTATTTGGATTATCGCTATTATAATTTTACAGTTGTTCTTTCCAAAAGCTGCTGATTACAAAGATGACGCTGCAAAAGACTTACCAAGTTCAGAACCATCTGTTGTTGCTCAAAAGCTAATTGATGAGAAATTTTCAGAAACAGATGGAGTACCAGCTCTTATAACTTGGTATCGTTCAACTGGATTAACAACAGCAGATTTAGTTAACATTCAAAAATATAGTAAAGAACTAACTGAGAATCCAGTAGATTTTCAAAAAATGGCTGTGCCTTATGACAAAATGCCGCCCGTTGCTCTTAAAAAACAAGTGTCTAAAGATGGCACGACCTTTATTCAAACGGTTATTATGAAGGATAGTGCAACGTCGGATCAACTTTCAGAAAGCTTTAACCAATTGGAATCAGCTGCTAAAACAACTATTGGCGAAGACCCATTTGCTAAGAAAGTAACGGCTGATGATACATTAGTTGCTCGGACAACTGGTCCGGCTGGAATTAGTGTGGATGCTAGTGGATTATTTAAAGACGCAGATGTTTCCTTACTAATAGGAACGGTATTACTTGTTTTAGTTTTCCTTTTAGTAATTTATCGTTCACCAATTTTGGCATTAATACCATTGATTGCAGTAGGTTTTGCTTATTTAGTTATTACGCCAATTCTAGGATTGCTTGCGAAAGAGGGAATTATTACTTATGGCTCCCAAGGACTTTCGATAATGACTGTATTACTATTTGGGGCGGGAACAGATTATTGTTTATTCTTGATTTCTAGATTCCGTAGCCATTTACACACCGAAAAAAATCGTTTCCAAGCATTTAAAGAAGCTTTCAGTGGAACAGCGGGTGCCATTGCGCTGAGTGGTTTAACGGTTATGGCGGCTCTACTTCTACTTTTAGCTGCAGAATATGGTTCGTTCCATAATTTTGCTGTACCGTTTAGTTTAGCGATTTTCATTATGATGATTTCTTCGCTTACACTAGTACCAGCACTTCTAGGCATATTTGGTCGCGTTTCGTTTTGGCCGTTTGTCCCAAGAACGGTGGAAATGGAAGAAACTCGCGCGAAGAAAAAAGGAAAAACACCAAAACACCACAAAGAAAACCGTTTTTGGCATAAAATTGGCGAAATATCCGCGAAACATCCTATACGTGTATTAATTATTACATTAGTTATTCTAATTGGATGTGGTATTTTCACAAGTCAGGTCAAATATACGTATGACACACTTTCAACGTTCCCAGAAGACATGCCATCTAGAGAAGGTTTTACTATAATTAGTGATCATTTTGGCGCTGGAATGCTGGCACCGATGGAAGTAGTTGTGAATTCCAAAGAATCGATGAAAAGCTCGCTTGAAAATGTAGACGGTGTAGCTTCGGTTTCTGGTCCGGAAAAAAGCAAAGGCTACCAAAAATATACACTAATTTTGAAAGACAATCCTTATAGTAACGAAGCGATGGATGTAGTACCAAAAGTCCGCGCTGCAGCTGATAAAGGAAATGATGTTTATATTGCAGGACAAACAGCAACACAATATGATGATCGTGCGGTTACAGAGCATGATGAAAAAGTCATTATTCCACTTGTTATCGCCTTAATTGCGATTTTATTACTTTGCTATTTACGTTCCATTACAGCAATGATTTATTTAGTAGCAACCGTATTATTATCCTTTGTTGGTGCACTTGGACTTGGCTGGGTAATCATTCATTACGCTATGGGTGTGGAGGCGATTTCTGGCTTAATTCCGCTCTATTCCTTCGTTTTCATTGTCGCATTAGGAGAAGATTACAATATCTTTATGATTTCTAGTATATGGAAAAACAGTAAGAAACTACCACTTAGAAAAGCGATTACAGAAGGCGTCGGTCAAACTGGTGGAGTTATTACGTCCGCAGGTTTAATTTTAGCGGGGACATTTTGTGTCTTAACAACGCTACCAATCCAATTATTAGTACAATTTGGCTTAATTACAGCTATCGGAGTTTTACTAGATACATTTATCGTTCGCCCATTCCTCGTTCCTTCGATTACCGTATTACTTGGAAAATGGGCATTCTGGCCAGGTAAACAACATAAAATGACGAAATAA
- a CDS encoding sugar-binding transcriptional regulator translates to MSDLINIQKKLLPDVLMIMQKRYQILRSIYFSEPVGRRTLAGMLGMSERVLRGEVEFLKAQGLVEIASSGMTVTKEGLIVFRDLENVMNQLSGLHSMEEQLAKKLQIKKCLVVQGDSDDTPWVREEMGRVAVEQLDMALTEKRNIVAVMGGSTMATVAEMMTTDFAKGRELLFVPGRGGIGEDLDNQANTICDKMATKTNTKHRVLYVPEQLGEEAYRSLLKEPAIQEGLRLVQSANAIILGIGDALAMAKRRHTSEDVLEKIIHRKAVGEAFGYYFDEQGEVVHKVPTFGLQFEDLAQIPHIIAVAGGTSKAKAIKSYMKSAPKNTVLITDEGAAKSLLKGSNTLLK, encoded by the coding sequence ATGTCAGACTTAATTAACATTCAGAAAAAGTTATTGCCCGACGTTTTAATGATTATGCAAAAACGCTATCAAATCCTACGCTCGATTTATTTTTCTGAACCAGTTGGAAGACGCACGCTTGCCGGCATGTTAGGCATGAGTGAACGGGTCCTGCGCGGCGAAGTAGAATTTTTGAAAGCACAAGGTTTAGTAGAAATTGCTTCTTCCGGAATGACTGTAACAAAAGAAGGTTTAATCGTTTTCCGTGATTTAGAAAATGTTATGAATCAGCTTTCGGGATTACATTCAATGGAAGAACAATTAGCAAAAAAATTGCAAATCAAAAAATGCTTGGTAGTGCAAGGTGATAGCGATGATACACCATGGGTCCGCGAAGAAATGGGACGTGTGGCTGTAGAACAATTAGACATGGCTCTCACTGAAAAAAGAAACATCGTCGCAGTTATGGGCGGCTCTACAATGGCAACTGTTGCCGAAATGATGACAACTGATTTCGCAAAAGGCAGAGAACTTCTTTTCGTTCCCGGTCGTGGAGGTATTGGTGAAGACCTTGACAATCAAGCGAATACAATTTGTGATAAGATGGCAACGAAGACTAACACAAAACACCGAGTACTTTATGTGCCAGAACAATTAGGTGAAGAAGCCTATCGTTCGTTGCTAAAAGAACCGGCAATTCAAGAAGGCTTACGATTAGTACAATCCGCAAATGCTATTATTCTAGGCATAGGTGATGCACTCGCAATGGCGAAGCGCAGACATACCAGCGAAGATGTACTTGAAAAAATCATCCATCGTAAAGCTGTTGGTGAAGCATTTGGCTATTATTTTGATGAGCAGGGCGAGGTTGTACATAAAGTCCCTACATTCGGTCTTCAATTCGAAGACTTAGCGCAAATCCCGCACATCATTGCAGTTGCAGGTGGCACATCAAAAGCCAAAGCAATCAAATCGTATATGAAAAGCGCTCCAAAAAATACGGTTTTAATCACGGATGAAGGAGCAGCAAAATCGCTTTTAAAAGGGAGTAATACCCTTTTGAAATAA
- the tpiA gene encoding triose-phosphate isomerase, with the protein MRKPIIAGNWKMNKTAAKAGQFAEDVKNNVPSSDAVESVVAAPALFLQELVRLTEGTNLRVSAQNCYFEDEGAFTGEISPFALADLGVSYVIIGHSERREYFHETDEDINKKAHAIFKHGMTPIICCGETLDQREAGQTDTWVRGQIRAALAGLTEEQVIKSVIAYEPIWAIGTGKSSTSADANETCAVIRAEVADAVSQKAADAVRIQYGGSVKPENIADYLAESDIDGALVGGASLEPASFLALLEAVK; encoded by the coding sequence ATGCGTAAACCAATTATTGCTGGTAACTGGAAAATGAACAAAACTGCTGCAAAAGCAGGACAATTTGCAGAAGACGTAAAAAATAACGTGCCATCAAGCGATGCTGTTGAGTCAGTAGTTGCTGCACCGGCTTTGTTTTTACAAGAATTAGTTCGTCTTACTGAAGGAACTAATCTTCGCGTATCTGCACAAAACTGTTATTTTGAAGACGAAGGTGCTTTCACTGGCGAAATTAGCCCGTTTGCACTTGCTGACTTAGGTGTTTCTTATGTTATTATCGGTCACTCTGAACGTCGTGAGTATTTCCACGAAACAGACGAAGATATTAACAAAAAAGCACATGCAATCTTTAAACATGGCATGACACCAATCATTTGCTGTGGTGAAACATTAGACCAACGTGAAGCTGGTCAAACAGATACTTGGGTACGTGGTCAAATCCGTGCAGCACTTGCTGGCTTAACGGAAGAACAAGTAATCAAATCTGTAATTGCTTATGAACCAATTTGGGCAATCGGTACTGGGAAATCTTCTACAAGTGCTGATGCAAACGAAACTTGTGCAGTTATTCGTGCAGAAGTTGCAGACGCTGTATCTCAAAAAGCAGCAGACGCAGTTCGTATTCAATACGGCGGTAGCGTAAAACCTGAAAACATTGCTGATTATCTTGCAGAGTCCGACATTGACGGCGCTCTTGTAGGTGGAGCAAGCTTAGAACCAGCATCGTTCTTAGCATTATTGGAGGCAGTAAAATAA
- the rpoN gene encoding RNA polymerase factor sigma-54 — protein MRLESNFVQKQQQKQSLKLNMTQQLSQSIAMLQFATADLVAFLEDKALENPLIEVIPGSDFSTDFSYSSRKSAGRSDDTDWLEQIADNKLTLADALKEQLHLMDVTQTHKIIVLYLIESLNDNGYLQIDLKDVSAALLMDDASVLEGLEILQSMEPAGVGARDARECILLQIERSPDAPYIAYDVIQKFFTEFAEKKWKKIATEMDVSLQDIQEVSDYIKTLNPKPGSEFESERVQYVVPDLILIQHENEFAVTLAKQFLPQVRFQEAYYETMRATEEKDVAQFLREKAGEFDWIKKGIEQRENTLQRVGEAIVRHQKAYFLDNSAHLQPLTLKEVAEELGVHESTVSRAVNGKYIETSTGVYELKRFFASGLQKKSSENENMGDISSATIKKLVQEFVAEEDKLKPLSDQKIVDMLEEKEIQVSRRAIAKYRLELNIPSSSKRKRF, from the coding sequence TTGCGTTTAGAATCTAATTTCGTCCAAAAGCAACAACAAAAACAATCGCTGAAATTAAATATGACGCAACAATTGTCCCAATCTATTGCAATGCTTCAATTTGCGACAGCTGACTTGGTGGCATTTTTAGAAGATAAAGCACTTGAGAACCCATTGATTGAAGTGATTCCAGGATCAGATTTCTCCACAGATTTTTCTTATAGTAGTCGTAAAAGCGCTGGACGTTCGGATGATACAGATTGGTTAGAGCAAATCGCCGATAATAAGCTGACGTTAGCAGATGCACTAAAAGAACAATTACACTTAATGGATGTTACACAAACACATAAAATTATTGTTTTGTATTTAATAGAAAGTTTAAATGACAATGGTTACTTACAAATAGATTTAAAAGATGTCAGCGCAGCACTTCTCATGGATGATGCTAGTGTGCTAGAAGGTCTTGAGATTTTACAAAGCATGGAACCAGCGGGAGTTGGTGCACGAGATGCCAGAGAATGTATTCTTTTACAAATCGAACGGTCACCTGATGCTCCTTATATTGCTTATGATGTTATCCAAAAATTCTTCACGGAATTTGCGGAGAAAAAATGGAAAAAAATTGCTACAGAAATGGATGTTAGTTTGCAAGATATTCAAGAAGTATCTGATTATATCAAAACACTAAATCCTAAACCGGGTTCTGAGTTTGAGTCCGAACGCGTACAATATGTGGTGCCAGACTTGATTTTAATTCAACATGAGAACGAATTTGCTGTTACATTAGCCAAACAATTTTTACCACAAGTGCGTTTTCAAGAAGCTTATTATGAAACCATGCGGGCAACGGAAGAAAAAGATGTCGCCCAATTTCTTCGTGAAAAAGCTGGTGAATTTGACTGGATAAAAAAAGGAATCGAACAACGTGAAAACACTTTACAACGAGTTGGCGAAGCGATTGTTCGTCATCAAAAAGCGTATTTTCTGGATAATTCAGCCCATTTACAACCATTAACTTTGAAAGAAGTAGCGGAAGAATTAGGCGTGCACGAATCAACTGTGAGCCGCGCGGTGAATGGTAAATATATCGAAACAAGCACTGGTGTATATGAGTTAAAACGATTTTTTGCATCAGGATTGCAGAAAAAATCATCTGAAAATGAGAACATGGGCGATATCTCCAGTGCAACAATTAAAAAACTTGTACAAGAATTTGTGGCAGAGGAAGATAAATTAAAGCCGCTCTCTGATCAGAAAATAGTAGATATGCTCGAAGAAAAAGAAATTCAAGTTTCAAGAAGGGCGATTGCTAAATATCGCTTAGAGTTAAATATACCTTCATCATCCAAAAGAAAAAGATTTTAA